The sequence below is a genomic window from Cicer arietinum cultivar CDC Frontier isolate Library 1 chromosome 6, Cicar.CDCFrontier_v2.0, whole genome shotgun sequence.
TTGTTCTTGTTGTTCAATTGTTTTCTTGTTCTTTATTAAGCTTTTCAGAAACTTGCTTCTTCTCTCTAGTTCCTTCTCTGCACCTTCCATATATGTTAATGTTCTGTTTTGTATCTTTAAGTTCTAATAACTCAATCACATATTAAAGGAACCACTTTTCATGTTTGTGATAACattaacattaattaataatagatATGCTTTAAAGCAATGGCAAACATCTTTTGTAGTCCATTGCCTACGGAAAGGGAAAGGGACCAAAACAAAAGACTGAATAACTATAACGACTACTGAGTAGTACTTACATTTCTTATTGCTTTTTTAGTTTACTTGTTTCTTTTTATGcatgcattttttatttatttttcttaattatgcAAAAATGTACGTTTAGAGTAGGAAAGGATTAACGAAGGGTAGTCGTTGTCTTTACTTTATACAGCAATATGAATCATTTTCATTTATGCTTTTTTTTATTCTACTagcaaaaaatgaagaaaagcTGGTAAGAGGGAACATGATTGGTGTTGTTGTGGTCTTGGTCAAAGTCAAAGTAGAAGTATCCTAACATTATTTACTTTGTACCATTTGGTCCATGCTGCCCAGATTGCCACAAAGCATTTGCAGTTCGTTATAACAACTTATacggtttaaatatatttttcatttaatatcCTTTTTTATTGAGTTGATGTGTCTGTCTTCTTCTCCAAAACACTTACTTTGTGTTAGGATTCATACAATAATCAATGAATTTGTGATTCAACCCAGTAAAATTGATCATGAATTTATTTAGTGCTGTAATAATGATCAACCTTAATTTAAATTAGAAGTTTTGGGGAATAATTTATTCTAGCAATTTTTAACATATCATATGTGCCACTTAAGTTAATTAATGGACAACTTTATATCAAACTAAATCATTTATAATTTctgttatatattaaagaaaatattttcttagaTTAGATATTTGACACTCTCTAGATCTATATTAAATATCTCATTAAATGATTGAgcttaaatgattaaaaaaaaattatttggattAGATTTTAGTTGtctctcaattaaattatatattagtaaGACTCATTCACCTAAAAATTAGaggattaaaaccaaaatattaaacatatctcattttatatttacttgttttatattatttgtcTCTTTATATTACTATCAATAAgatattaattacttattttatttaatatatcattatttattattatatcttaaTTCATCTAATTACTCTATTAACTACTCTTAATACGTgtatattaacaaataaaacttATTGTATCTTTGAAATAAGttcaattaatcatttatttaaaaaaatgtacacaacccaaataaaatatttataatgaaactaaataaatagtaatatctaaatattttcaaagtCTTAAAATATCAACTGAAGTAGTTCAGTCCAGTCGAATAgatcatacaaaaaattattaattccaTAACCAGCACAAAGCTAAAAACATTTATTCAAATAATCACAATGATTTCgaatgaaaaaaagaaaaaaaaaattaaggttaTGAGACATATAATATTAATGGGTACATATGGAAGTTGAATTCAACGAATCATGTGTTCAACTGCCGGAGCTGTCGGTGTCATGGCTATTCCCCGGCTCCCTTGCGCAACATTTCCATGCCACCCTaaacaatttcaaataattaaagttgAAAATTTCAAAGATTAAAGTTGacaatgttatatataaaaataataaaatagttaaaagtgGTTTTGTATGACCAAAAAGaattgtatatataaatattatataccaATGGGCATGTTAAATCCACGGTTTTGAAGCTCGCGATATTCTTGACATAATGCGCATGATTCACAGCAATAATGAACTAAGCAATCACAACAAGGAGTGTCCTTCAACATGTATTCGTGTCTCATCTTAGAACGGTATATGCATGAGTATAAACAACCACATCCTGTGAAACAACATATCAATGTGTATAGGCCCCCGCTTACACCACATGCTGCaattcattcatatatattagCATATATATATTCTCAAATATTCATTctattatttcaaatatttttagacTAAATTCAATTGTCTTACAAGTTGTTCCCTTGTCAACAATCTCAGCAATTCGCCCAAAGGTGATGCATGGACACCAACATGTTATGcaacctaaaaaattaaaaattaaaaattaaaaatgaaatttaatttaacaatatatttgtactctaatattttttataaaaaataagtgGTAATTAGAGAGATGGACTAGTACAGCTTTGGATGTCGGAGAAGCAATCAAAGAGACCGGTGGACCAATCTTGGTGGGCTTTAAGGTGGTGGTTGTTATAGCCATGATGGTTCACCGGAAAACCGGTGGCTGGGGGGGGCTGATTGTACGGTTGTTGTACATAATGTGATTGTGAAGTTGGAGGATTCATCATAATGTCATATGAGGGTGGAGTTAATTATGTTATGTTCAAACAATGTGCTactagtgtatatatatataagggtAAAAATTGAGGAGGGTTGAAATGAATGAATTGTTCAATGATAGTATGAGATGTGACAATGTCAATGTGCCGTATTGAGATTGATTTGTCATTTCCGTGTGCATCTTTGTGGAGACTAGTCTAGTCTGcttctatttatttatcaattaacttacattaacaattataataatcaataaacaaatcaaatagtTACCCAACATGACAAGGTGGCTTGTTTTGAGCATTACCGTCTATGTACCgattctaaattttatattatatagagAAAATCCTTTATGTTACACAGAAATTGCATATCAGTCATTATTTAATaagttagttatttaattttatttttttttggttatatTCATCTTTTTAGGTATATGAATATTTGTATGtatgattttaatttcaaactaccaaaattgaaattttaaattcttctaatttttttaataaaaaatgtttaatttttaagtgttCTAATTGCATTAATCCTAATAACATAAacactatattattttttagaaaaataattaagtaagaGAGAATTCGAGTGAGATATATGTAAGAGTTTTTGAATTAAACACAATATTCTCTTAATGCAAATCATAAAACcacatgaaaatttattatgGTGTTATTTATATGATCGATAATAAAATTcatagtaaaattttaaaaatctcttactataaatgattaaaataaagttataactaaaatagtttaacatcctaatatttataaacataaaataataacttgttaaaagaaatttacaacattaatatgatatttttgtataatttaatGGACTATAAGATATTTTGtctattatataataataagttagCTATGGCTTTGTGAAATCCGGCAGTTGAACTGAATTTGAATGAATCAAACCCAAAATCCATTCTGCAGTCCTTTCTTGTTTCTTTTTTACTGTCTCATTATCTCTTTTAATTCAGTTAGACTGTCtttcaattatataattaatataagaaTGTATTTATAGTTTGATAATTcttataaatttgaaatgttttaggggaaaacataatatcaaaataaaagtagGTCTTTCTGTAGCCGTCGTTGTGCAGAAAAAAAAACCTTATGTCTTAAAATACGGttacttataattaattgtgcaaaattaatattaatttaaatatatttatttcttattattattaaatatgaataacaattattattaattttttaatatgattttagaataaatgtatttaagaaataaatgacaaaaaagaaatttttattaatgtggtCGACAAAATGTGATATTGCTTCTACTTATCTCCTAGTGTGatagagaaatcaaagctacgtggttcttgataaaaaaaatacggatgtgttgattgttttttttaagaaaatttgttttgttattgATAATAAAAAGAAGTTATTTTGGCTAAAAAttgagtttgtttgatttaaataattattttaaaatacaagttttCAAGACTATCAAATTGtacaatttatgttttaaaaatttaatgattaaaaaaatatctcatctaattaatcatttaaaaaatattttatattagtttcaattttaaaattgagtttttaaactaacaagtagtacaacttgtgtcttaataactcaaaaattaaaaaagatgtcacatctaatttaatcaaatttaataaataaatttttaaataaatttttaaattaatttattaatttaacaaaataaagtaaaataaaaataagaatgaaTTTTAGTATCATCATAATGTAATAATTTATGTCAACACataatttgaaacaaacatttcctttgactttattttttagcaaatagaattttatagatttaataatttaacaaaataaaaatgcaagatgtacttgaaaaaaaaatgaaacctATTATGTGTAACGTGTTTGCCTACTCTACAAAAATTGGAAAAGAAGATTAAAGCTACTTTgcacaaattgaaaaaaaaagagaagctGAAACacccacacacacacatatatatatatatatatactatgtGATAGGTGCGTCAGAGCTATTAAAATTGCTTTATAGGATCTGGTGCCTTAGAAGCCAAGCCGtaatatattgaaaaatgtCATAAGTGGTCAAAGTCCTAATAGAAAATATACATACAATACAGGGGAAttgatatgataaattaattttaaaaagataaagagTATTAACACCATTTCATAATCTTTGAAGTTAAGTActtcttatttttcaaaatacatatcCTTCATTTTCCCACCATTTaacaataatttcatatttaaagaaaataaaaaatatcatttttaaaagtaaGATCAGAAATTTCAGCAAGCAAACAACAAATAGAAGGAATATTCTTAAGCGCGAAAGCAATGAAGCCTTATATTAAAGAGATAGAGAACAAAACAAACTTGATAAAGGCTGATCTGAGTATGGCAGCGAAGAAAAAAAGTGGCGACGGTGTACAACTGATAGTTGAAGATAGTTACGGTAGTAACTTAAGTTTGGTTTTTTCCTTTGctactactatttttttttccttcttcttttacggtgtttttttttagtatccaattttttctcctctttgaaaataaaatggagttgtatttatagttatttttttttatttagttgttTTCTTGTATGTGTCTTTGTTTCCAGTTTCTAGTTTGATATTTCGTTTCCTTTGCTCATCATCTACGTTTTTTCTACACCTTTGATGCCTTCATGATTTTAGCTTATGTTTGTTTTTATCTGTTCATTTGTTGCGTTCTTTTATTTGCAGCTTTAATTTGTCTTAGTTTTTTTCTTAAACTCCAAAGTTTATCTTTTTGCTCTGTGTAATGTGTACAAaggttgacttaaaaaaaaatgtttttttttttttttttttttttttttttttttttttttttttttttttttctgtttttctaattatttacaAAGCAAAGGTTAGTGCCTCGATTATGACATTGCATCAGAAACACAAAGGCAACAATAAGGGCAACAACAAAGCAGAGCCAAAGCAGGCTGGCttaatttggtttgatttaaattttattgtaatttaatttggcttaatttttgtaattttgatttgaCATTGTAAATTGACGAGACATAATGAGTCtctttattgtaattatttttattttcttttttaatatatatttcctttttttttttatcaacttggacaaaattggggtactacacccattttatctaaataaatgattttcacacaaaattacttttttgggggtatttttatgtgatttctTTGTGTGATTGCGGCGTTATTTTATTTGTCATCTTGGTGTGATGCATTTTGGTATTTCTTTCTTTGTGCGATGTTTGTGtagtttaattataaatttcaataaatgaTTTTAATCATAAACGTTACAGATCCGGAAGTATGTGTATTTTAGATTTAGCTTGTATTATATCGATGcatttttctaatttaaatgaatagatattgatttttttccggaaaaaattaaaaatatgtcaaaatgaGAATTTGAAAAAAGTTGGGCCAAATTCATAATTGAAAATAAGTTGAGGTACCAATccacaaattttgaaaatatttaaggaCTTATttacaactaaaaaatataaacaaattcaaTATATTGGTTTTTAGGCAAGTTGAtccatagaagaaaaaaaaactctcaAAATTAGTCTTGAAAAATTCAATGTAATCCAACATCATTAGATTAgcaataaaattttaagtttattgGACTTTTTCGAGAAAAAGGACTAAACAGAAAAAAATAACTaagtcaataaaaaattattgaaaactaATAGATTCTATAAAtagttttttgtaaaattattttttcattttcttatgATATATACTCTTGACTATTTACTATTTTACAACACCAAATTCTCTCTGCagtaaatagttaaaaatattaatgataaCACCACCTAAATAGAGACAAACCTCTTCTCTAAAAGTGTTAAATTATTCGATGAAGATATATGTATTTGTAGATATTTTGTAATGTTTATGAGTTTTTAGTGTCATATTTAAGTTTGtgtgttttctatttttaagtgaagatctattttgatttttgagaataaaatactaaatttacTTTGATCTCTTAGTAGAAACTATAATTTTTAgttcctaaaaaataaatctaaatagGTAAGTGAAGCTGATGAGTTTAACTCATCaaattaactaactaactactactatctttttttataaaaaaactaagtaTGTTAGTTTTTCTCACAATTAAACTTCCTCGTTCTTCTTTCCGATCTTCATTAAAGCAACCTTTCTCATCCATAGGGGATGTCCAATTTGATGTTTACTTTTATGAATATTCACTCGAAATTACAAATGTCAACGAAATGGATTATATTAAGCAAGTGCTATGAGGTTCACATTTGAGTGTATAATAACATTTGCAAATGTAGAGTACAAGTCGCATACATATGTCGAGAATACAACAATTACATATATAGCAACATTTAAAAATGGATTATTTGAATGAAGATTATGAAGACATGCAGTGAATTTCAACGGCTCATGCCCGATTCAAAGGTTGGAGGTGTTGTAGCCATGGCTATTCCTCGAGTCCGTTGCTCAACATTTCCATGCCATCCTAAACAAttcaatgaaaataattataataattaatattaattatttaattaacacatagatagatagatagaatACCAATGAGCATGTTAAATCCTTGATTGTGAAGCTCACGATATTCTTGACACAAAGCACATGTCTCGCAAAAGAAATGAATCAAACAATCCGTACAATCATTTCCTTTCAAACCATATTGTTGTCTCATCTTTGAGCGGTAGAAGCAAGAATACAAAGAAGCACATCCAATAACACAACAAATCAATGTATACAAAGCACCACTAGCACCACATGCtgcaaaattaaatattctacaattaataatactatacaatattgataaattaattaattgggTGTGTTGTGTTGTCTTACATGTGGATCCCTTGTCAACGATTTCAGCAACTTGGCCAAAAGTAATACATGGACACCAAAATGTTATGCAAcctgaaatataaataaataaataaattagagtttatgtcaaaattaatatgtataGTTAGATATTACATTTTCCCGGGTTGGAGCAGCAATCGCAAAGACCGGTCGACCATTCAACTAGTAGCTTAGGTGGTGGAGGAGGATGTGTCTGGTACTCCGATGACTGACCCGAGTACGTTGATGTTGTTCCGTCGTAGCTCACCGGAAAACCTGTTGCCGCCGTCCCTGCAGGTGCCTGCTTGTATGCTGACTTTTCTAATTCCTCTCCTCGATACATTATACAAAAAATCACTTCTTTTCGATAAGGATCTTTCTGTTTGTGTTTCTGTTTCTGTTGTTTTGTGAACATGAGAATTAATGAATTGGGGTCCAATTTATAAGTGTGGAGCATTTGAGTCTAGAATggttcaaattaaattaattaataattaatgccACAAGTCAAGTCAATGCTTTTgcaacaaatgtttttttttttttttgcacaaATCAATATTTGGAGCCTGTATAAGCGCGTGTACTTGTGCAACTTATTCGTTACTTCCTTtatttaacaaaacaaaattgtttCTTTCAATAAGTGAGTGGTGTGGTTACTTTGCACCCACATCATGCCACTCTTACACACTCCTTATTtctcattaaaatatattataattgcaTAACGAGTTTTCGACGTTTTTAACGAGATGTAACAGtgttaaacattttttattttggtgtaccaaaaaataaatccaaacatttttcttaaatttttttatatttatttttctcaaaaaaaaaaattatcaaaagaatttggtaattatttttttgaatgaacgagattaattaattaaaaggtTGGTTGACTTAGTAATGGCATGCGGAacgaacaaaaataaaaaataagtaaaagactttttgatttgatgtttactattagaggtagttaaaattatttatagttaCATATAAGTTGTTAGGTTAGTTACATTAATTGCACTATATAAAAGTGCATTATAttctaattataataatttatcaaataattattttaaatttatttttttttaattatttttctctgttttagactcaaccataatttttaatattataaagattggtttgaataaattaaatatgtttgttATAGATTTATATGATTTTGAAGTTTGTAGTCAGAAATCAAGAGCATGTAGATATCGTCAAGCTGGGTGGAGCCCCCAAAAGTGATGTAACCGTagaaaactaaaacaaaactcattaataaaataaaataataattattaaacgAAATGGTGAATGTTATTGCCATCATCTAAAAAATGATACTATTTCAGACACTCGTTCCCGAACATTCAAAAGCTTGGCATAAGGGTATTATTAACGACTCAAATTTGTGCATTCACTCTGCACCACTACACAAGTCAACATGTTTTTACAAACCTGGTAGAATGtgattttgatttcaatttttggcaaaaattaatattttggtacTTTTCAGTTAACTTAATTagcattttaatcatttatctcactttcatcaataattaatttcattaaaaacatATGATTATTAAAAACTTTACTATTGCCCCATTGCcaagtgttttttatttaatcccATTAcaacaatatatacatatagattTCTCATATCAATGTTTTTCTAAAATATCtattaaatcttataaataattttaattttttaatttttttgatttagtataatcttaaaaattttgatgataaaaGTTTATTGAAAGTGCAGCACCAAAGTGGCAAACACCATCCTTCTTTCAAACAAAGCTTAAAGcaacattttcaactttcaaaTGAGTGAAAATGGACGCTTTTTCATACTCGTTTATGGTATTTCGTGTCATTTATCAATTGAACGATGAGTAAACACGTGTATTTCATGTAACCATTATGATCGGTAATTAATCAATCACATGATCCTATGCTTAATTATTATTCTTTGGGTTCTCCTTCCTTTCCATTTATATAGTGAGGTCGCCGTTTTACTTACTTCACACACCACATACTCAAATAAATTAAGGCGACAACACCGTTGCATTTCAAAAGCTGAACTCAAAATCGctaactaattaaattaaaaataaaagtatcatCTCATTCAAGTACTATTTTCAATTCTTTGTCACAAATAATATTATGCTactaatatatatctattttcATGAGctaatttcattttcattttttattatcactTTGTAGGCTGCCTTTGTTTTAACTTTGGAAGGGTAGTTGAGATTGTCGATAGAGGAACAACTTGTGAGTGTGTGATTTCATGCATCAATTATTAATTACCCTACTTTgtactaaattaaaaataaataaaaaagttgtaCCATTTAATGAactattagttttaaaattttggtttaaatGTACTTTGTTATTTGTTCTCTCAAATTTTCTTATTCGGGCTTTTACtctcattatttttaaattcaaaaatataatttctctatttttaaaattgcatATTTTTTTCCATATATATGGATTAagtttaattatgtttatttttcatagcattaaattattgttttaaaaataaaaacttaaaataaataaataaataattaaaccctaaaacaatcaaaattatatatgtctaaaaaatatactttttgattaaagtttttaatttaattcttaattTGTTTTAACTATGGTGTCGTATCATTTGTACCGTCGAATATCATTTGTACCGTCGAATTAAACATGCAGCAATTGTTGTCAACAAGGGACAATATTTTGCATAGTTGGTGGTTTTAGTCGCTGTGTCACTATATTAATTCTTGCATTTATTTATGAGGAGGCTATATGGGATTGAAGGAAATGGGCTTTAGTTAATACAAGTTGGGCCTTCTATATTATTGGACTTGGACTGGATATCTGAAATGAGATGATCTGATTTGTAAATGAGAAATGTACCATGCACCCCCTCACTTTAACTTTTTACttcctattttaaatgaaaatatcattttgtccattaaaaaaattaaccactCCATTAATTACTCTATTTTTCGAAACTtccaaattttcaaactttcgaaatataaaaaagtgaacttttttgatattttcgaaacttttgataaacacgaaagtttcgaaacgtaatttttcagaatattttgatattttcgaaacttttgataaatctaaaacttttgaaatatatttttccagaattgatcaaaaatttcaaaacttttgattaatttgaaagtttcaaaacttctgaaatagagaaaatttcagaattttcgaaactttcgaacaattcaaaactttcaaaatagaaaaatttcgaaaattttcagatttggaaactttcgaaattttcgaaatgtaattattatttcgAAAAAGatcaaaaaatttagagttttctatttcggaagttttaaatatattgaaaattctaaaaattgtcatttcgaatttttcaaaactttcgaatattttaaaattttgtttaattaaaagggtaaaattgtatttctataaaaatgGTGGGTGGGAAGTTAAAGTGAGAGGGTGCATGGTAAATTTCTCTTTTTAAATTCATATgcaaattaaatgtaaaaatatgattgGTTGCAGGGGAACCAAACGTGTAAGTTTACTACATAGTACTATTTGTCTTGAACctctacaaaataaattagattaatggTGCCATAAATTGAATCACACTTCAAATGGTTTTGTTTTCCATATCTGCATGTTTCCCAGCTCAACCAGAATTGCTTTTTAAGAACAATTTAGAATTAGAATCACGTTGATGAATTATGTTTGAGTATCTTAAATTCTTAATGCGCACCACCACAGCACTTGCAGCTCCGTCAAGTTACAAGTTTCAACATATCTACCACTGATGATCCCTCAATTTAAACTATCTATTGGATTTGAGTAGTTGTTATGCCATTAATCTCTTCTTCTATATTTTCTTCTCCGATTGGCTATGGtaattaatatttcatatagtttattttttaggaCGTTTCACGCTCAAAATTGTGGGAGGCAGATTATCGTCACAATTACTACGACTATTTCGAAATCTGAAGGTGAATTAAGTGCAATCTTGGAGAAAAAAAACGCACGCATACGCCCCGCCCCTGACGGTAGCAACACACGCATGTAATGACCAGTTTGAGTGTGTTCTCtcctcttttaaaaaaaattggatatcAGAATACATATTAAAATCATAGATCTTTCTCATAAATACAACTAGTATACAATATCTTTAATATGTAGgacttcatttttttcaattttatttttttcaattcataCAATACTAACTCTAAGTTTCAAAATTTGAGTATTAGTCATTTGTTTCAATATATCATTTTGAAACTCATTAATTGGCCAATATAGGAACCAAATTCATTGTTGAACAATTGAAATTTCACTATTTTTTATGTTAGAGTACAAGAACGAAATAACAATAATGAGTTAAAGGTTCTAGAAGTACAAGAGAGTTTGACATTATATCTCTACTCAAACTAAAAGACATTAAATATATGAGTCaccacttttatatatttaatatttagctcatttttaatcaatatataatttaactactcatatttaaatataataacaattaattgTATTGAgttgttttgaaatttatttgattgGAAACACATTATTGTATTAgacatataattaatattgtgtatcaatatttaatatgtatgttTTGAAGGGATCGCAAAGCAAGAAAGAAAAGAGAATAGGATGAATTCTGACATTCTTGACCACAAAATGAGCACTGTAATTGTCATAAGTAACACAAAGAAAATTGTGAGTGATGACTGCACACATGTATCTGATGAGGCGAGTGCAGATGCTACTCCCTTGAAAATTCTCAGCAACAACAATGTCCTGATTAGTATATCTAGATTGTTCAACACTTAACGTGATTTGAGTCCGAGTCGGATCATCTCAAAAAAATTAGGTGCAGTGTAAGAAAAAGgagatattaaaattttaggatttgaattataatttataatttgaagATCAAGAAATTAGAGTTGAATTTGaaagttgttgaatttttattaaaaaatttggagttttgaaaattattgaatttttattatttaattgatttattaattaattaattagttttaagtttttaattaaataattaaatgcgttaataaaataaattttaaatattaaatattgtctagtcaacaacaattGTCAAATAACCATGTGACACTTCATCCAAAATTAGTCATGtcacaatttttttagtaaaaaaaatttataaaagatttttttaaaacttattaaaatttgcaaatatataaat
It includes:
- the LOC101500354 gene encoding protein PLANT CADMIUM RESISTANCE 11-like is translated as MMNPPTSQSHYVQQPYNQPPPATGFPVNHHGYNNHHLKAHQDWSTGLFDCFSDIQSCCITCWCPCITFGRIAEIVDKGTTSCGVSGGLYTLICCFTGCGCLYSCIYRSKMRHEYMLKDTPCCDCLVHYCCESCALCQEYRELQNRGFNMPIGWHGNVAQGSRGIAMTPTAPAVEHMIR
- the LOC101500667 gene encoding protein PLANT CADMIUM RESISTANCE 2-like is translated as MFTKQQKQKHKQKDPYRKEVIFCIMYRGEELEKSAYKQAPAGTAATGFPVSYDGTTSTYSGQSSEYQTHPPPPPKLLVEWSTGLCDCCSNPGKCCITFWCPCITFGQVAEIVDKGSTSCGASGALYTLICCVIGCASLYSCFYRSKMRQQYGLKGNDCTDCLIHFFCETCALCQEYRELHNQGFNMLIGWHGNVEQRTRGIAMATTPPTFESGMSR